A window of Ursus arctos isolate Adak ecotype North America unplaced genomic scaffold, UrsArc2.0 scaffold_16, whole genome shotgun sequence genomic DNA:
ttcccaaagCAGGGCAGAAATAATGCCGAAGGGTGAGTGGGGACTCAGAGTCGCCCACACTACAGACAACAAAACTTCAATGTCCTATAAGGAAACTGGGGGCAGGAGGCATTAAATCTTAAGTAGAAAAATCAGGAATCTGACCTCTGAAAAATTATCGACTTCGGTATTTTCTAAGGAGGCCATCAATCCTTGCAAAGATAAGTGATTAATTTTAAAGGATACTTTTTCTAACAGGATAAATAATCCTTCAACCCCACTTCCCAACTATCTTACAAGCTTAGTAACAACACCAAGTGCAGAGCCAGCACTCATGCCTTTGAACAAGCACAAGTCCAAGGAATAGAATACAGAACATatcaaccccccccaccccacccccgccccagcctggcACTGGGGTCGTGGGCGCCATCTGCTGGCGGCCTGGAAACACAGCCTCCAGGCTGCGAGAAGCCACCTTCAGACAATGGAGGTCCTGGGATGGTCCGGTCTGTGGACATTTTGGCCCCATGGGAGAGGAACTTCCCACGGATGTCATCCCACCTGGAAATTAACAGCAGTAGCAGCTAGAATCTGAGTACTCATTATGGGCCAGCCACGGAAGCACTTTGCAAGCCTTAACTCTGAATACTCACACCAATCTTCTGCTTTTAATGtctcccattctacagatgaggtcCCTGGGCTCAGAGATGTAGAAATCACCTGCTCAAGGTCCCGGAGCAGGGATATGGAGGCAGGTCAGCCTTGTTCTTAACTACGTACAATGTTATAAAGGTATTTCAAATGTCCTCTTAGTCCTGCCATTTGGAgggaaaatgcaaggaaacagTCGTGACTGGTCCTCATGGCAGTACTACCCGTCTTCAACCACGTAAGATGTCACAGGGAGAAAAATCCCAGTCCAGGACACGATTAACGTCTGTAATACATATACGTGTGGACACGTACATACACCCGTAATGGTAACACATTGAGCAAAACAATGCTTGCCATTACTGTGTGCGAGATGgtggaatatataaaatatattttaatgtagtcttgcagctctatttaaaaaatgctagtaGCGACAACTACAGTCATTTCACAACCTACGAAGGGATCATGATTTAATCTGGAAAATGCCGACTTCTGTGTTCCTACTGGGTTTGGCATTTCTCACAGAGCTCCCTCCTTCAAAAGAAAATCACACTTTGGTTGgataaaaaaaagggaaaaggacttCCCAAGTCACTCCAAAAATGGCACAGCCCAGCAGCCTAGAACATACAGAATAATGTCCTGTTAATCGAATTTTCTAGTGAGGTATTTTGTCCCTCAAAGATGATGTTAGGTGGTATGTTTTAACTTCCATCGTATTATTTCATGGCttgtttttattgtcttattttgtgttaatttttatggTTACTTTCTAACTTTGGGCAAAAAATAGTTTACCGTATATGtaagttttttaagtttatgGCAGTGACTAATTTCATGGGGCAACCATGTGTTTTACAAGTGGAttgactttaagaaaaataaggaaacagcagTAAAGATGGTGACCAGACGGATGTGATTAGGAAGCTGCGCCGCAGCCCTGGACACACCACCAGGCGTCTGAGCCGCTTCCCCCTCGGCAGAATCCCGCCTCCCGGGAAGGGCGAGGACGTGTGGTCCTAAGCTGCCTGCTCACCCCGTTCTACCAAATCCCACCCGTGGCATCCTCCTGTCCAGGCCCAGGACAGACGAAGCCGCCCCTCACACAGGCTGGGCGGGCAGGGTTCCGCAGGCCCCCTTCGACGGCAGAGGACTCTGGAGAAGCTCGCAGACATGCATGCAAACGCCCGCATTTCCAGGCCATTTCGGTGTCTGTCTCCCAGAACACGGGATCAGACCAAACGTGGCCGGAACAGAGGTGTACCTTCCTGCACACGACTCCCACCTCCCCGGCCCCGCCTCTGACCTCCACCTCCTTTCACGTGAGTTCTCACGGCCAGGCCAAGCGTGGTGTcatgagcagagcagagcaaaggCCTAGCAAAACCAAATGGAGACATCACGCGAAAGCAACCTGTTAACTTTAGAATCTGGCTGGTAGATACCTGTTCACTGCGAAGCTGTTCCCACTCCCTGACATGTCTGGGAATTCTCAtgataaaatgttagaaaacGTAAGTGAACAAGACCACCTGTCTTCTCCATGAGGCTTACACACCCCTCTTTCCATGAAAGTGGGACCTCTGGTTTTAACTGGGTGTAAATCtttttattaagcttttatttgagagcaagcaagcacacgcacagagggagagtgacagggagaagcagacttcccgtgAGCAGAGAggccgatgtaggactcgatcccaggaccctgagatcatgacctgagccgaaggcaaacccttaacccactgagccacccaggtgccccatgggtgTCAATCTTTGATGGCACAACTCGTCATTTGTTAAAGCCGTCAAGATTACACTTGTATCTTTCTCAACTAGAAGATGCCAGCAAATTTATGAGCAGCGTACAGTATGGGGATCTGCAGAGGTGATGTTTGACATGGGGAGCTCCTCAAAGACTCCATATCCTTTtaggaaacacaaaaacaagtACCCTAAGAAGCTCAGTGATTTCAACAAGTATTTCCTGGTTCATCACTAGCAAACCCGTATCAGGCTTTTATGCTCTAGGTTCTCGGCAGGCAGAGAAATGAGCCCTGGCGCCATCTACCAGGGTTCACATCCCCATGGGCACCAAGGAGCTCCCTCACTCCTGGTTTCTAGCATCCCAACATGGGTTACTTTGGTAAATGGACTTtggcaaatgtttttaaattaaccaATGGCACAAACGATCTATCCCCTTGGTAATGTGGCGAGGCGCAGTCTTGGAAAAGCACACTCTACAAAGCTCCTGGTTTAGactcatgatcccgaggtcctttTCAGCCATCGCCAGTCACTAGCTTATATAGAGAATTATGAAACTACGGCTACACCAATGCTTGTAAATCCTGCCCACCTGCCCGCAAAGCCAGCTACCGCTAAAACCAAGCTTGACCCTCCGCACAGCGGCCTACTCGGCCCATCTTCCCACGTGTGCAGGGCTGATTAATGAAAACGGAGGTGTAAATAATTAACTTgaaaactcagatttttttttttaagccagtgcgcctgcctttctctctaaaaaatacatttttcatgcAAAAAGATAGAGCCAAAGAGTTAACAGGTCTGATTTTACTTGTGATCTGACTACCAAAGAATTTAAACCACTGAGTGCAGGCAATCTCTTCcagtagaaaattttattttcattgtttttcatgagtaggcacacacaacacacaataTTGTCAAAGGCAGATTTCCACTCAGCAAGTCACTTTATATATACCAGGCCCCAACAGTAAAGCATAAGCAGCATTTGGGATCACAGGGTAAAAACACAACGGACTCAAAAGTCAAATGTTAAGTTGAATTTCATTTCAGATACTTACCAATCAAGAATtttaaatgacaagaaataaaaaacaaaaaaccccaaaaacctaCCAGTACTGGGGCACGACTGAAGAGCACCTGTGATGCGGGGGGCTCGGGTCCTAACTTGAAGGCCACACAAACATCACCCACTTGGACTTGCCCGCAAAGGCCTGCCCCTCAGCACACGGACAGGCCCCGTTCCGGCCACCGGGACCCCTGCCCAGCAGAGCCGAACACCACTGGGGAGGTTAAAGATGGAACGGAGAAGCAAGGAAACACACATTCAGCCTCTGCCCGCTTGTGCTCAATGCTGCCACTAGACTCGCCACACGGCAGAGTCACAGCTCAGGACTCCCTCTCTCCTAAGGGGCAAGACGGATGTGCGTCCCCAAGGGCAGCTCCAATCACGAATCAAACCCAGGATGCTGCGGGACAAGATGGCCACTTCAGAGCTCACGGGGCAGGCATGGGGAGAGACACATGAAGGGAGCTTAGTAGggaatcttcaaaatattttattacaaaatacaGTACAGCGTTCATAGAATGTTTCCCAATGTTCTCGAATACACACACGGCTGAATGAAGCACTGCAAGATACCTGGCAGTCGCCCATAGGAATCTAACTTCTAGAATTATTTCAATCCCCGTGGAGTCACAGAAGAAATCTGTAACAGGCAGTGGAATGGAGAGACGGACAGTCACTGGGGCCAGCGGGGCTCCTGACTGCTGATCAAGGACATTGTTTCCTCCGGGGCTTGAAATCCACATCCAGGGCTGACAACCTACCAAACACTGGGACCCAAATCCGTACAAAGACGAGGCAGAGTGGAGAGGAAACAACTCTGGACAACCCAGAAGTCTCTGGCCACTACTTCTTATTCCTGGGTTTTAGCTCTTCGGCTGCATTACgcaggaaaatgtaatttttcttttggggATTATAAAATTCATGTCcctagagaggaagaaaaaacacacacaacaatcttaccattaaaaagcaaaaattagcaTTTTGTGAGCACTTTGTATATGCCAAGTCCTGTGCTACGTGCACGAAACATAGGTATCTAGGACAATGAAACAGGTTtatggagggaaagaaaagtcaaATGTTAAACAAGTTTAAACTCTGGTTTCAGAGGAAAGGTTAAGGACTTGGTGGAAATCTTGTCCTCGGTGTCCCACTTAGAGGGATgatcttttacatattttcacTGCTAAGACTCTTCAACCCACCACCATTTCAATACCAAGGCGCCTGCCCGCAGGAGCAAGGCCTCCAGGGAGGGCGGTGGAGGACTGGCTCAGACCTGAGGtttcacagaagaggagacatCTGCTCTATGACTTCCGGGGGGGATTAGCCATCCACACAGACCCAGAGAGAAGTGCAAGTACATGTGGTGGTCAGTGTGTGTGCCCGtggggaggcagaaggggagcTGTGCAACTCTGGGGGAGCCTGGAAATCAGGATGAGGCTAGACTATGAAGGACTGTGAAGGACAGACTGAGGCCTTTGAACATTATCCCCCAGGGAAAAGGAACAGGAGCCACAGAAGTTGTAAGTGGCGTTCACAGTGACAGGACAGTGGAGGAGGGTTGTGGGCAAGGCAGAGAAGTGGGCACCTCAGGTGATCCCAAGACCTGGAAGAGGGAGATGGGAAGGGCCTCTGGCTGCACTCTGCCTCCTCTAATGCAACAAGGTGTTTTATTCTCATCCCTTAACAGATATGCCCAGACGGTTCTGGACGTTTAGCTCAATGGTGACCGTAAGTTCTCATCATAATATACAAAGTGTCCCTTCTGGACGGTTACGTTCGGGCAGCAAGCTCATGACGTTGATCCTATGTGATTACAATTTCATCCTGGAGAGAACTGTCCTTAAACTAAGAACAATGTGAAATTCCCAAAGcaactctttttaaattaaaaagattataatttCAGTAACTCCTACTGTAAGTTGACATTAACTGTTCAGATGGTTCACCTTGAACAGCATTCACAGCAATGAGCTTTCTCACTTCTTTCAACAGACTTCCAATTTTTCAACGCCTGCAACACGCAGCGTCCTGAGCGTGACACGGGCTGAGCACGCGGACCAGGGAGGCCCTTCGAAGAGCCCGTGGAGACAccaaggccccaggccccagcctggctccagccccagcccggcAGAACCAGAAAAGGCACCCTTTGTAAGAACCGCGTGTGTGGCCACCATAGGTGGACAGATAAACCCATGGCACCCTGTACCACAGCCCGCCCGGCAGCAGAACGGGACAGGCGAGGGAGCCACTCAGCGTCGGGGGTGAATGCCACGATCCTTACACCGGGAGAAAGCAGCCAGGCCAGAAAGAGTATGTAGTACAGGACTCCTCTGacataaaactctagaaaacGCAAGCTCATCtataatgacagaaagcagaccGAGGGTTGTGTGTGTGGGAAGGATGAAGGCAATACACACGGAAACTTCTGGGGGAGATAAAACTGTTATCTTAAAACAACAAGGTTATCTGCACCGTGGTCATGGTTTCCCAGGTACACACAGATGTTGAAACCGACCACCGTGCACTACCGCGCCTCCACGGTACCTCAGCAAAGCAGCTTCGAGAGAAACACAGCACAGCTGCCCGGCTCGCATCGGCACACTCCCGGGGAGAGAGGGCTCGGATGCGGAGGCCAGGCGGGCAGGGGTACCGCAGGTAAAGCCACCAGAGATGGGGACTGCCCAGCTCTTCCGAGAGAGGATCAAAGGTGACACCGAGACCCCAAGTGAACAGTGACTGACTCAAAGGAGGAACCCAGGAGAGGCCGCTAGCCTGGACAATAAAGGACACGTGTGCGGGAATTACAGGAGTTTCATCTCCTGAAGTGAAGGCACGCCATGCACTCATGCTGTCGGGACAGGGACACTGGAAGAGAAGTGGAGAGCGAGCTCAGGAACCAAGTCAGAGACTGAAGGGTCACTGGTTTGCATTGGGAGAACCAGTCAGGCTGGAGCTGACGGGGAAGGGCGGCACCCAGGAGGCAGCCAAAGGAACGGAAGCCAGCAGGTGTTAACCCCCACCGACACGCTGATCAGTCGAGGAAAACAAGGCTTCTCAGCTAGCTTTGGCATGGCCGAAGGCTTGAATGTGTGCTTACAGACGGAGGACCAGGAGCtggtgggcagggagagaaggtgctcacagaaggagaagagaacagAGGGGTGTGAGGGAGTCTCGGGCACGTCTGGGATGGGAGGCAGGCACGCGTGCAGGTGAAAGGGAAAGACACTGCGGTGGGCGGGGGACGACGGACAAAGCCCTTTCGGGTGAAGCGGGCGACCTCACGAGTCAGGAACCTGGGCAGCAAGGGCAGGCAAAGTCTGGAAGGCTGCTGTGGAGAGGGGGGCTGGGGGATAgcataagaaaaatgaacaaacaatccAGGAGAACCAGCATCTGAGAAGCAAACACGTGGGCTGGCCGAGAAACATCAGCCGTTAGCCAGCAGCCTGCAGCCCCAATCCCCGAGTCTGCTCCCTTACCACCATGCTGGGATGCCTCAAAAACGCAGCCACGACCCTGTCGGCCCCTAACTCACCTCCCCAGATAAGAAACAAAGCAGCAATGCCTCCAGCGAAAGCCCCATGACCTGGCCCTGCCGCCCCTCCGGCCGCCCTCGCCGTGCCCTCTCACTCTCTGGCAACCGCCTCAGGCCTCACCGAATGACCTAGAGCCTCCTGGAGTAACGGCCTCCAGCTCACCTCTGCTTCTGGCCAGACAATGACCAGACCCTTCCCAGGGGCAGGCTCCCAGGGAAAGGCTCTACAGGTATGATTTCGCGGAGTCCCCACATCTCATGAGGAAGGCCGGCTATTTCCCTTTGCAGTGACGGGATGGTGACCTGTGAAGGTCACCAGCAAGTCCAGAGAAGAGTCACAACTCAAGCCCAGGCCTTCCGACTCCAGACCCTGGCGCTGCTGCCTTAGAGTGCCCAGCAGGCCTGGGAATGCTCACCTTTGACCAGTCGTAGCTGGAAGCGTAGGCAAATATATTTCCATTGTGATTGAAGCAGCAAGCCGATATCGGTTGATCTAACTGTTCTGAAGTTTTTAGTTTCGTTCTGGCATCTTTGTCCCAAAAGCTGAATCTACCATCAGAACCCACAGTTGCAAGGGTGCCATGGACAGGATGGAACGCGATCCCATTTACCTACAAGGATTAACACGCACGatgagaagcagtggaggagggaggggaaatcaGGTTTGTACCAATACATGCCTCCTGCTTCACTCGGGAAACAAAATGTGTGGACTGCCGCTTCCTGACTGCCGGCGGCCCGCAGATCGAAGGAGAAACCAATCACACTTCTGGAATCAACGACCAGCCCACAACCGAATCATGTCTCTTGTTACGAACACAAGTTAGCCAAAGTTAACAAGTATGTAGCCAGGGACGCCAAAAAGCGGACCTCAGGGAAGTGCCTTTTCTTTTGCAGCAATCAGCAACTTCTCGTTTTACTACGTATGAACAGTTGGGCAGCACTCAGAAGGAGGGGAAGGCCCTCCTGAGAGAGCCGTCCACTCGCACTCAGCAGCAGATAGAGAGCAAAGATGGTCAATGTGGACAGAAAACCAGGGCCCACAGCGTAAGCCATCGATCTCTGTCTGTGAACGTGCACAGACAGAATGAGCTTTCCTGGCCCCGCAATGACTCAGCCACCCACCTCCAAGTCTAGTTTCTAGATGTGTTCTCAAGGTCAAAGTTTCTAAAAACGTACCGCATAGATGTCCTGAGGAGCTGAGGTATTGGTTCCATTCGAGCGGTGACATTTGAAGGTAAAATTATCTTTGGCACTGAAAAGCAAAGGCTCAACTaagttttcctttctgaaaaagtCTCAAGTGAAAATTTGCAAGCAAAATCAAGCCCACTTACGGATTTGGGGGGTTGATGTAGTGAATAGCAACCCTGCCCTCAATGCTTCCCAGGGCAAAGCCAGTCGGCTTGTTctgtttgtctttaaaaatagccACACATCGATGCTACggttggaaaggaaaaaactgTATGTTATCACAATGTAAAATACAAGATTTCATAACAAAGTGAAGGTACATAATGTTTACCTCATTTTGGGGTGACCCAAAGGAGGGTCTCCTGGACTCTACAGAAGATCCCACAAAAGAGCCCATGACCCAGCCACcaggggcagaggagcagagacCAGGGCCTGGGTCCTCACTCCCTCCTTCTGGTCATGACAACCTGGCCTACTCCAGAGGCCCACCCACACCCTACCCAAACTGAGGTCTTATCTTGCGTGAGCTCAGGAGGCATGGGGGCAGGACCAGAGCCTGGGGATGAAGCCATAGAAGATGAAGGTAAAGAGCACTTTCTGTTACTGTGACCCTTGCTAGAGCACATATGTCCTAAGTAAATGGCAAAAATATGCTAGCTCTGTTTCTATACCATTTGCCTTTTTTTGAACAACAAGCCCATTACTTTTGTGAGTGGAAAGAGAATTAATGAAAAGAGGCAAAAGCCTAGAAGTCAGTAGGAACCATGCCTGTGCCTCCCATGCTCAGCACAGGCTCTAATACACAACACAGAGACCAGCAACTGCACACCTTTGAGGGGCCCCATTTACAAGAACACAACCACACAGTGACCCTGTGCTAATGCTGAGGGCATGGCTCAGCAAACGAGAGGTCAGGGTGTCTGGCACAGGCAGCAAGAAGTGAAGCCAGTCAGACTAGGTTTTATCGAGGAATCTGGGATCTATCCAAAGGGAAGTGAGGAGTCAGTGCTGGGTTTTTAAGCAGAGATGTGGCAGTCAGATGTGCCACTATGAGAGAGCCCCCTGACCCACGCATGGAGAATGGATCAAAGGTGGGCCGAGATCTAAGCTCTTACACTCACGCAAGGAGACTCAGATTAGAtgcagaaggagggaaggaacaaaATGAACAGATTCCAGACCACCTGTAGGGCAGGAGGGAAGCTGGGGGTCAGCgagacagaaggaggaggagcagagcaaggAGGACACCCGGATTTCCAGCAGACAGAGCAGGTGGAGCTCCCACCTCACGAGCCGCAGAGTGCACggcgggggggtggtggtgggggtggccgagggtgggagggcaggagcaggTTAAGGCTGTTCACTCAGCGAACAGCTGCAGAACCCTTCTACGCATCAGACCTGCCTCTAGCAGCTGGGGACAAGGTGGCAACAAAGAGAAATCTCTGCTCCCGCAAGTCTATATTGCAGTGGGCAACACGAGACAGAATACGTGACACATGTTATGCGGAGATCtataaaacatatacatacacacacagtttgGGGGAAAACAGCCAGGGAGAAGCCTGAAGAGAGGTAACATCTAAAGGTCTGTAGAAAGCAGTCCCGGGTTTAGTGTGAGATACTGCTGGGCTGAGACGCTGGGAAGACACTCAAGGCGGCTGTCAGACTGTAGGTGTCCATGCAGGGATCCCAGAGGGGAGGTCTGTTGGGGATCGGAGTCCCCGGCCCACAAGGTATACTAAGTGACAGCAAGGTCAAGAGATGAGGTTCTGCTTCAGTAGAGAAGGCGGCGGGCAAGGGCAGAGGCCTGGGGAACCCCAACATGCAGCAAGAACCAGCAGGGAAAACGAACTAGCCACCGGAGAGGCAGGGGGTAAGAGGTGGGCATTACAGAGGCCAGGGACAGGGTGTTTCAGAACATGTAAGAACAGTGGTGAATGCTGCTCTGCTGAGCTGAGGGCTGGTCAGCGTTCACTGGAATTATGGATGAGGAAGCCATTGGTGGCCAAGCAAAAACAGTTTCAGCAGAAGTCTCAGCGAAGTCGGGTGAGAAATGAGTGGGAGGTAAGGAAACCAAGAAAGCTCATGTGAGATGCTTAGCTGCAAAGGAAAAGGAGTCCAGGTGGTACGGCAGGATGTGGGGCAAGAGAGTCTGTTTTCTAGGATGAATGAGACTGGAGCACGTGTCCGTGCTAGTGGTGccaatggcggggggggggggggggggagaggtggCACGAGTGTCCAGACACCCCCAGAGGAGGGGGGTAAACCATGGCGCCCCACCACAAAACGGCCTTCACAGAGCACAGACCTCACCTAACTGGCAGGAGAAAGGCAAGGGAAGATGCAGGTACAGGCAGACTTCTAGATTCCCCAGAAGACGACAAGAAGTTCCCCGCCACTATGTTCTCCGAGCAGGAGCTGAGCTGATCGGCTGAGACAATGGCTAGCGGAGGGAGAGCCTAGGAGTTAGAAGAGAGTGAAGAAAACCGAGGAGTCTGTGGCAGGTGGGGAGACTGCAGGAAAAAGCCTGGTGTTGTGCGAGCAGAGCTGAGGCTGGACGCTAGGACCCGACAGAGCCCATCCACGAGGCTCACGACTGTACGCAGCAGCGAGTAGCCCCCAGGGGCACGTCCGGAGACGAGAGAGCTCCTCCAGGGATGGACAGCATCTACTCACAAAATACATGTGCTTGTGTCCTTAAACTCACCCCTTAGAGACTACTTCAAGGCGTCTGAAAGTACAACGGTATTCCACACGTGACACGTACAAAGTACATGCTTCCTGATCGGACATGCGACTCACCTGATGTTTCAGTGGAGATTCTATCCTCCTGAATTCAGAAGGTTGATTCTCTAACTGGTAGACAATCAGTCCTCTCTCTGCAGTTGCCACCACGGCCATAGGGTAGATCTAGGGAATGGAGGGAAGCAGAGACATGCTTAAAACGAAggaatgtgggggcgcctgggtggcacagcggttaagcgtctgccttcggctcaggacgtgatcctggcgttatgggatcgggccccacatcaggctcctccgctatgagcctgcttcttcctctcccactccccctgcttgtgttccctctctcgctggctgtctctatctctgtcaaataaataaataaaatcttaaaaaaaaaaaaaatgaaggaatgtggggcacctgggtggcgcagtcgttaagcgtctgccttcggctcagggcgtgatcccggccttccgggatcgagtcccacaccgggctcctccgctggga
This region includes:
- the RAE1 gene encoding mRNA export factor RAE1 — its product is MSLFGTTSGFGTSGTSMFGSTSTDNHNPMKDIEVTSSPDDSIGCLSFSPPTLPGNFLIAGSWANDVRCWEVQDSGQTIPKAQQMHTGPVLDVCWSDDGSKVFTASCDKTAKMWDLNSNQAIQIAQHDAPVKTIHWIKAPNYSCVMTGSWDKTLKFWDTRSSNPMMVLQLPERCYCADVIYPMAVVATAERGLIVYQLENQPSEFRRIESPLKHQHRCVAIFKDKQNKPTGFALGSIEGRVAIHYINPPNPAKDNFTFKCHRSNGTNTSAPQDIYAVNGIAFHPVHGTLATVGSDGRFSFWDKDARTKLKTSEQLDQPISACCFNHNGNIFAYASSYDWSKGHEFYNPQKKNYIFLRNAAEELKPRNKK